In Edaphobacter bradus, the following are encoded in one genomic region:
- a CDS encoding HAD family hydrolase, with protein sequence MSEGPIRTIFWDIGGVLLTNGWDVNQRARVLSGLGVDLKAYEAVHDSVNYFWERGLMSARDFFEKTVLGANPQLKVSFEELWKLVCGESRVLHPESFEILEELRESGQFRLATLNNESRELNEYRLNTFGLGQYFDYFICSGSVHEMKPLAEIYRAATDVSGLPPETALFIDDKQENCDAASAMGMHAIRFESPAQLRAALAECGITVQVS encoded by the coding sequence ATGAGCGAAGGCCCGATCAGGACGATCTTCTGGGACATCGGCGGGGTGCTGCTGACCAATGGCTGGGACGTGAACCAGCGAGCGCGAGTGCTGTCAGGGCTTGGCGTCGACTTGAAGGCGTATGAGGCTGTCCACGACAGCGTGAACTACTTCTGGGAGCGCGGGTTGATGTCGGCGCGTGACTTTTTCGAGAAGACGGTGCTCGGAGCGAATCCGCAGTTGAAGGTGAGCTTCGAGGAGCTGTGGAAGCTGGTCTGCGGGGAGAGCAGGGTGCTGCATCCGGAGAGCTTTGAGATCCTCGAGGAGCTCAGGGAGAGCGGGCAGTTTCGGCTGGCTACACTCAATAATGAATCACGGGAGTTGAATGAGTACCGTCTGAATACGTTTGGGCTGGGCCAGTACTTCGACTACTTCATCTGCTCGGGCTCTGTGCACGAGATGAAGCCGCTGGCGGAGATCTACCGCGCAGCGACAGATGTTTCGGGCCTTCCGCCGGAGACGGCTTTGTTCATCGACGACAAGCAGGAGAACTGCGATGCTGCGTCGGCGATGGGAATGCACGCGATTCGCTTCGAGTCGCCGGCACAATTGCGCGCTGCGCTCGCTGAGTGCGGCATTACTGTTCAGGTTAGTTAA
- a CDS encoding oxidoreductase gives MAETHNPRTWVITGSSTGFGRLLAEEVLKAGGNVVATARKVEQIADLEQRYPKQALALPLDVTNQAQVDAALAKTIERFGRVDVLVNNAGYGVAGAIEEVSEAELAPMYETNVFGLLRVTRSFLPQLRKQRSGHILNLSSIGGVTAGPGWGLYQSTKFAVEGLSEALAGEVAPLGIRLTIIEPGPFRTDFLGRSGVEASTRIADYDATAGNARRYMNEQDGRQPGDPLKAVHAMMQVVESPNPPLRLLLGAGALKRVREKLDRWQKEMAAWEETTVGADFPEGQ, from the coding sequence ATGGCTGAGACACACAATCCGCGCACCTGGGTGATCACGGGCAGTTCGACGGGCTTTGGCCGGTTGCTCGCCGAAGAGGTGTTGAAGGCTGGCGGCAATGTCGTAGCTACGGCGCGGAAGGTGGAGCAGATTGCGGACCTGGAACAGAGGTATCCGAAGCAGGCGCTGGCGTTGCCGCTGGATGTGACGAACCAGGCGCAGGTGGATGCGGCGCTCGCAAAGACGATTGAGCGGTTCGGGCGCGTGGATGTTCTGGTGAATAATGCGGGCTACGGCGTCGCCGGAGCGATTGAAGAGGTCTCCGAGGCAGAATTGGCGCCGATGTATGAGACGAATGTCTTCGGGTTGCTGCGCGTGACGCGGTCGTTTCTGCCGCAGTTGCGAAAACAGCGCAGCGGGCACATTCTGAATCTGTCGTCGATTGGCGGCGTGACCGCCGGGCCCGGCTGGGGGCTTTACCAGAGCACGAAGTTCGCCGTGGAGGGGCTGTCGGAGGCGCTGGCTGGCGAGGTTGCTCCGCTTGGGATTCGCCTCACGATCATTGAGCCGGGCCCGTTCCGCACGGACTTTCTGGGACGGTCGGGCGTTGAGGCCTCGACGCGAATTGCAGACTACGATGCTACTGCGGGCAATGCGCGCCGGTACATGAACGAGCAGGACGGCAGGCAGCCGGGCGATCCGCTGAAGGCGGTCCACGCGATGATGCAGGTCGTGGAGTCGCCGAATCCTCCGCTGCGGCTGCTGCTGGGTGCGGGAGCGCTGAAGCGTGTGCGCGAGAAGCTCGACAGGTGGCAGAAAGAGATGGCCGCGTGGGAAGAGACGACGGTAGGCGCGGACTTTCCGGAGGGCCAATGA
- the rpiB gene encoding ribose 5-phosphate isomerase B produces the protein MKIAIASDHAGFPLKEEVRDYVRKLGHDVQDLGAYNTEPSDYPDFAALVGKALMSGEVERGILICGSGVGVCVAANKMPGVRAGMCHDTYSAHQGVEHDEMNVLVLGARIIGAALAFECVESYLKANFIAKEERFVRRLNKVKAIEKQYMQPVAGTALGL, from the coding sequence ATGAAGATCGCTATCGCCTCCGACCACGCAGGCTTTCCTCTGAAGGAAGAGGTGCGCGACTACGTCCGCAAGCTTGGGCATGACGTTCAGGATCTGGGCGCTTACAACACAGAGCCCTCGGATTACCCGGATTTTGCGGCGCTGGTAGGCAAGGCGCTGATGTCGGGCGAGGTGGAGCGCGGGATTCTAATCTGCGGCTCGGGCGTGGGCGTGTGTGTTGCGGCGAACAAGATGCCGGGCGTTCGCGCGGGCATGTGCCACGACACGTACTCGGCACACCAGGGCGTGGAGCACGACGAGATGAATGTGCTGGTGCTGGGCGCGCGGATTATCGGCGCGGCACTGGCATTTGAGTGCGTCGAATCCTATCTGAAGGCGAACTTTATCGCGAAGGAAGAGCGCTTTGTCCGCCGTCTGAACAAGGTGAAGGCCATCGAGAAGCAGTACATGCAGCCGGTTGCCGGGACGGCTCTGGGCTTGTAG
- the tkt gene encoding transketolase, translating into MSDQQQLDQQNALDQLSINTLRFLAVDAVEKAKSGHPGAPLGCSPIAYLLYHKLMRYDPADPKWINRDRFVLSNGHASALLYGVLHLAGYDLPMSQLEQFRQFGSHTPGHPEYGEAPGVEVTTGPLGQGFSMAVGIATAEKHLAAVYNRDEHPIIDHYTYVLCGDGDLMEGISHETASLAGTLGLGKLIVLYDDNLISLDGPTELSFTEDVTRRFEGYHWHVQMVHDGNDLVALEHAIQKAKAETTRPSLIRVRTVIGYGSPKAGTSKVHGEALGAEAVKATKKNLGWPEDKTFYVPEEAAQNWAKAKEKGKKVREEWNKNFAEYKKAYPEPAGEFERVVKGELAAGWEKKIPIFPTEKPIATRNAGQTVMNAVAGVVPELMGGAADLTASTKTIFKDSPNFHVDPKGRNVFFGVREFGMCAMVNGLAQHGGLIPFGSTFFVFSDYARSAIRMAALMHAHSLFIFTHDSVGLGEDGPTHQPIEHLMSLRLIPNLTDFRPADANETAACWQLALERKSPSFMALSRQDLPVIDAEKYKVREGVRKGAYALDASGKDIILIATGSEVSLIVKAAEELKAAGIGATVVSMPSFRLFDEQDAAYKASLFPENTPKLAVEAGATMGWYKYIGHNGGVIGLDRFGASAPGAIALEKLGISVAHIVEQAKKLVKK; encoded by the coding sequence ATGAGCGACCAGCAGCAGTTAGACCAGCAGAATGCCCTTGACCAGCTGTCCATCAATACTCTCCGTTTTCTAGCCGTCGATGCCGTTGAAAAGGCGAAGTCGGGCCATCCCGGCGCGCCTCTTGGCTGCTCCCCGATTGCGTATCTGCTCTACCACAAGCTGATGAGGTACGATCCGGCGGACCCGAAGTGGATCAACCGCGACCGCTTCGTTCTGTCGAATGGACACGCTTCGGCACTTCTGTACGGCGTGTTGCACCTGGCGGGTTACGACCTGCCGATGTCGCAGCTGGAGCAGTTCCGGCAGTTCGGATCGCACACGCCGGGCCACCCGGAGTACGGCGAGGCCCCGGGCGTTGAGGTGACGACCGGTCCGCTCGGACAGGGCTTCAGCATGGCGGTCGGTATTGCGACGGCGGAGAAGCACCTGGCCGCGGTGTACAACCGCGACGAGCACCCGATCATCGACCACTACACCTATGTGCTGTGCGGCGACGGCGACCTGATGGAAGGCATCTCGCACGAGACGGCTTCTCTGGCTGGGACGCTGGGCCTGGGCAAGCTGATCGTTCTGTATGACGACAACCTGATCTCGCTGGACGGCCCGACGGAGCTGAGCTTTACCGAGGATGTGACACGGCGCTTCGAGGGCTACCACTGGCATGTGCAGATGGTGCACGACGGCAACGATCTGGTCGCGCTGGAGCATGCGATTCAGAAGGCGAAGGCGGAGACGACGCGTCCGTCGCTGATCCGCGTGCGGACGGTGATCGGCTACGGCAGCCCGAAGGCCGGCACCAGCAAGGTGCACGGCGAGGCGCTGGGCGCCGAGGCCGTGAAGGCGACCAAGAAGAACCTCGGCTGGCCTGAGGACAAGACCTTCTACGTTCCGGAGGAGGCCGCGCAGAACTGGGCCAAGGCGAAGGAGAAGGGCAAGAAGGTCCGCGAGGAGTGGAACAAGAACTTTGCGGAGTACAAGAAGGCGTATCCGGAACCAGCGGGCGAGTTTGAGCGCGTGGTGAAGGGTGAACTGGCTGCGGGATGGGAGAAGAAGATCCCGATCTTCCCGACCGAGAAGCCGATTGCGACTCGCAACGCAGGTCAGACCGTGATGAACGCAGTCGCCGGCGTGGTTCCGGAGCTGATGGGCGGCGCGGCTGACCTGACAGCTTCGACGAAGACGATCTTCAAGGACTCGCCGAACTTCCATGTCGATCCAAAGGGCCGCAATGTGTTCTTCGGCGTGCGCGAGTTTGGCATGTGCGCGATGGTGAACGGCCTGGCGCAGCACGGCGGGCTGATTCCGTTTGGCTCGACGTTCTTTGTCTTCTCGGACTACGCGCGCTCGGCAATCCGCATGGCTGCGCTGATGCACGCGCACTCGCTGTTCATCTTCACGCACGACTCGGTGGGCCTGGGCGAGGACGGCCCGACGCACCAGCCGATTGAGCACCTGATGAGCCTGCGGCTGATTCCTAACCTGACGGACTTCCGTCCGGCGGACGCGAACGAGACGGCTGCATGCTGGCAGTTGGCGTTGGAGCGCAAAAGCCCGAGCTTTATGGCGCTCTCGCGTCAAGACCTTCCGGTGATCGATGCCGAGAAGTACAAGGTTCGCGAGGGCGTGAGGAAGGGCGCGTATGCGCTGGACGCCTCGGGCAAGGACATCATCCTGATCGCGACGGGTTCGGAGGTTTCGCTGATTGTGAAGGCGGCTGAGGAGCTGAAGGCGGCGGGCATTGGCGCGACGGTGGTTTCGATGCCGAGCTTCAGGCTGTTCGACGAGCAGGATGCGGCCTACAAGGCGAGCCTGTTCCCGGAGAACACGCCGAAGCTGGCGGTAGAGGCGGGCGCAACAATGGGCTGGTACAAGTACATCGGCCACAATGGCGGCGTGATCGGTCTGGATCGATTCGGCGCTTCTGCTCCCGGTGCGATTGCGCTTGAGAAGCTGGGGATCAGCGTTGCGCACATCGTTGAGCAAGCAAAGAAGCTGGTGAAGAAGTAA
- a CDS encoding glycoside hydrolase family 15 protein, producing the protein MSEPIASYRWLEDDGPAFGAPGLEPRWTSSDKDTVGTAYSASSRVWYTMSHGTLNEIYYPTIDRPQTRDMELLFTDGETFFHEEKRDLKYRLEYVDGDALAVRWTAIESGELYKVTKVVLSNPHFSTVIMNVKVEGDEAVLSRMKCYALLAPHLNGGGAGNSARSVDVAGKRCLLAWKGETSLAMGASCGFSRSSCGYVGASDGYQDLFGDMKMKWQFGEALDGNIAVMGEIDLAKHREFTIAIAFGDGHHAALAGMMQTLATPFENHQKRFLQQWGRAASPERLAGAATDGGALMRISHNLLLAHEDKTYSGAFIASASIPWGASKGDSDLGGYHLVWTRDMVQTATSLGACGRSETALRALVYLACTQRADGSFAQNFWIDGTPYWQGIQLDEVAFPIVLAWRLWKQEALADFEVFPFVERAASFLVKYAPVTQQERWEETAGYSPSTLAAVISGLICAADIVRFHGSSVLAGFLETYADWIESHLDAWTTTSDGVLHPDVKRHYMRIKPPCPGEPFYDASVPVGSFRIANREPGERNVFEARDVVDGGFLELVRYGIRRADDPLIVDSLKVIDHCLKIDTPNGPCWRRYNHDGYGQKKDGGPFEGWGQGRAWPLLTGERAHYELAAGNDYAPLITAMERFSSRGGMMPEQIWDQEDLPAQGLCLGRSAGSAQPLVWAHSEYLKLLRSVTDGKVFDCISAVQERYTPADGKRRFQNHVEIYTLGRPFTLLRAGHTLRIVDHEHFRVVYSTDNWATVNNLISTSVGFAGAYADIPTTPTQTGKIAFTLCWQGEGQEPRWLGRNVEVSIVEPPPASP; encoded by the coding sequence ATGAGCGAACCGATTGCAAGCTACCGCTGGCTGGAAGACGATGGTCCGGCGTTTGGAGCGCCTGGCCTGGAGCCGCGCTGGACGTCGAGCGACAAGGACACTGTGGGGACCGCGTACTCGGCTTCGAGCCGCGTGTGGTACACGATGTCGCACGGCACGCTGAATGAGATCTACTACCCGACGATCGACCGTCCGCAGACGCGCGATATGGAGCTGCTGTTCACCGACGGCGAGACGTTCTTCCACGAGGAGAAGCGCGATCTCAAGTACCGCCTCGAGTACGTTGATGGCGATGCGCTGGCTGTGCGGTGGACGGCGATAGAGTCCGGCGAGCTCTACAAGGTGACGAAGGTGGTGCTGTCGAATCCGCACTTTTCGACGGTGATCATGAACGTAAAGGTCGAGGGTGATGAGGCGGTGCTCTCGCGGATGAAGTGCTACGCGCTGCTGGCTCCGCACCTGAACGGCGGCGGAGCGGGGAACTCGGCGCGATCTGTGGATGTGGCGGGGAAGCGCTGCCTGCTGGCATGGAAGGGGGAGACTTCGCTGGCGATGGGGGCGAGCTGCGGGTTTTCACGCTCGTCGTGCGGCTATGTAGGCGCGAGCGATGGCTACCAGGACCTGTTCGGCGATATGAAGATGAAGTGGCAGTTCGGTGAGGCGCTGGACGGCAACATTGCTGTGATGGGCGAGATCGATCTCGCGAAGCACCGGGAGTTCACGATTGCGATTGCGTTCGGCGACGGTCATCATGCGGCGCTGGCGGGGATGATGCAGACGCTGGCGACCCCGTTTGAGAACCACCAGAAGCGGTTCCTGCAGCAGTGGGGGCGCGCGGCCTCGCCGGAGCGGCTGGCCGGGGCGGCGACCGATGGCGGTGCGCTGATGCGGATCAGCCACAACCTTCTGCTGGCGCATGAGGACAAGACCTACTCAGGGGCGTTTATCGCGTCGGCTTCGATTCCGTGGGGCGCGTCGAAGGGGGACTCGGACCTGGGCGGATACCACCTGGTGTGGACGCGCGACATGGTGCAGACGGCGACGTCGCTGGGGGCGTGCGGGAGGTCAGAGACCGCGCTGCGGGCGCTGGTGTACCTGGCCTGTACGCAGCGGGCAGACGGGAGCTTCGCGCAGAACTTCTGGATCGATGGGACGCCGTACTGGCAGGGGATTCAACTCGACGAGGTGGCATTTCCGATCGTCCTGGCGTGGCGGTTGTGGAAGCAGGAGGCCCTGGCTGACTTCGAGGTCTTTCCGTTTGTTGAGCGGGCGGCGTCGTTTCTGGTGAAGTACGCTCCGGTGACGCAGCAGGAGCGGTGGGAGGAGACGGCGGGGTACTCGCCTTCGACGCTGGCGGCGGTGATCTCGGGGCTGATCTGCGCTGCAGACATCGTGCGGTTTCATGGTTCGTCGGTGCTGGCCGGGTTTCTGGAGACATATGCGGACTGGATCGAGTCGCACCTGGATGCGTGGACGACAACGAGCGACGGAGTGCTGCATCCGGATGTGAAGCGGCACTATATGCGGATCAAGCCGCCGTGCCCGGGGGAGCCGTTTTATGACGCGTCGGTGCCGGTGGGTTCGTTCCGGATCGCCAACCGGGAGCCGGGCGAGCGGAATGTGTTTGAGGCGCGCGACGTAGTCGACGGCGGATTTCTGGAGCTGGTGCGCTACGGGATTCGGCGGGCGGACGATCCACTGATTGTGGATTCATTGAAGGTGATCGACCATTGCCTGAAGATCGACACGCCGAACGGGCCGTGCTGGCGGCGCTACAACCACGACGGCTATGGGCAGAAGAAGGACGGCGGACCGTTCGAAGGCTGGGGACAGGGGCGCGCGTGGCCGCTACTGACCGGCGAGCGGGCACACTATGAGCTGGCCGCGGGGAACGACTATGCTCCGCTCATCACGGCGATGGAGAGGTTCAGCTCAAGGGGCGGAATGATGCCGGAGCAGATCTGGGATCAGGAGGATCTTCCTGCACAGGGCTTATGTCTGGGACGGTCGGCTGGTTCGGCGCAGCCGCTGGTGTGGGCGCACTCGGAGTACCTGAAGCTGTTGCGGTCGGTGACGGACGGCAAGGTGTTCGATTGCATCTCAGCGGTTCAGGAGCGATACACACCTGCGGATGGAAAGCGCCGGTTCCAGAACCATGTGGAGATCTACACGCTGGGACGGCCGTTCACGTTGCTCCGCGCCGGCCACACGCTGAGGATTGTGGATCATGAACACTTCCGAGTGGTGTATTCGACCGACAACTGGGCCACAGTCAACAACCTGATCTCGACCAGCGTGGGTTTCGCGGGCGCGTATGCCGATATCCCCACGACGCCGACTCAGACGGGAAAGATTGCTTTTACGCTTTGCTGGCAGGGTGAAGGACAAGAGCCCCGCTGGTTGGGAAGAAATGTCGAAGTCTCAATCGTTGAGCCTCCGCCGGCCAGCCCCTGA
- a CDS encoding superoxide dismutase, whose product MAHELPPLPYDYAALEPHIDEATMKLHHDKHHQAYVTNLNGAIEKHPDLGSKTAEELLKNLDAVPEDVRATVRNNGGGHVNHTMFWQIMKPKGGGDPTGDIAAQIKADFGDFESFKKLFNETTAKQFGSGWGWLIFTGGKLKIVTTPNQDNPLSQGHYPILGNDVWEHAYYLKYQNRRPDYLAAWWNTVNWDEVNKRFATAKKK is encoded by the coding sequence GTGGCACACGAACTTCCGCCTCTGCCCTACGACTACGCGGCGCTTGAGCCCCACATCGACGAAGCGACCATGAAGCTTCACCATGACAAGCACCACCAGGCTTACGTCACCAATCTCAACGGCGCCATCGAGAAGCACCCCGACCTCGGCTCCAAGACCGCCGAGGAGCTCCTGAAGAACCTCGACGCCGTCCCCGAGGACGTCCGCGCCACTGTCCGCAACAACGGCGGAGGCCACGTCAACCACACCATGTTCTGGCAGATCATGAAGCCCAAGGGCGGCGGCGACCCCACCGGCGACATCGCGGCCCAGATCAAGGCCGACTTCGGCGACTTCGAGTCCTTCAAGAAGCTCTTCAACGAGACCACCGCCAAGCAGTTCGGCTCCGGCTGGGGCTGGCTCATCTTCACCGGCGGCAAGCTGAAGATCGTCACCACTCCCAATCAGGACAACCCTCTCTCGCAGGGCCACTACCCCATCCTCGGCAACGACGTCTGGGAGCACGCCTACTACCTCAAGTACCAGAACCGCCGCCCCGACTACCTCGCCGCCTGGTGGAACACCGTCAACTGGGACGAGGTCAACAAGCGCTTCGCCACCGCAAAGAAAAAGTAA